A single window of Bacteroidota bacterium DNA harbors:
- a CDS encoding DUF5103 domain-containing protein, whose product MPANQLFIYISAILYCFIVPASAQSDTTNLKHKYRKKWMSGLTDTTGSKQDYYGENIIRYEDHVYRNNIHTVQLYDSSFQLSSPIIQLGAGQHLKLSFDDLEGDLKTYNYTLIHCSQNWEPSGLSPADYIKGFDNDAISEYKYSLNTIQPYTHYNVVFPNENMVITKSGNYIIKVYEDNDPDRLVLTKRFMVYDQKVSISASVKPATTISDRNYKQEIDFTVNHTGYEIQNPYSDLKVIIMQNGRWDNAISSLKPQYIKEDILIYDYDNENVFTGGNEFRYFDTKNLRVQTERIQKTTYDSLKNHVYLIPDEKRTFKRYSTSQDINGRYLIKIQDAFNSEREADYSYVHFFLSYNDPFTDGNLYILGALSDWQFKKNFRLKYNPDRVGYEAVLYLKQGYYNYEYVFFRDGQATGDETVIEGMHFETENDYTIYVYHHAVGTNYDQLIGVKQLNSLTSGRN is encoded by the coding sequence CAAATCTAAAACACAAATACCGTAAAAAATGGATGTCCGGATTAACCGACACGACAGGCAGTAAGCAGGATTATTATGGTGAAAATATTATTCGCTATGAAGATCATGTTTACCGCAATAATATTCATACTGTACAACTATACGATTCCTCATTTCAACTCTCCTCCCCTATCATACAACTTGGAGCAGGGCAACATCTTAAATTAAGTTTTGATGACCTTGAGGGAGATCTGAAAACATATAACTATACACTTATTCATTGCAGCCAGAACTGGGAACCATCCGGTCTTTCACCGGCCGATTATATTAAAGGATTTGACAATGATGCGATCTCTGAATATAAATACTCATTAAACACTATTCAACCCTACACGCATTACAATGTTGTTTTTCCGAATGAGAACATGGTTATTACAAAATCGGGGAATTACATTATTAAAGTATACGAGGATAATGATCCCGACAGACTTGTTCTTACAAAACGATTCATGGTGTATGATCAGAAAGTGAGTATCTCAGCATCCGTAAAACCAGCCACCACCATAAGCGACAGAAATTACAAACAGGAAATTGATTTCACCGTCAATCATACGGGTTATGAAATTCAAAATCCTTATAGTGATTTGAAAGTCATTATTATGCAGAATGGCAGATGGGACAATGCTATTTCCAGTCTAAAGCCGCAGTATATAAAGGAAGATATACTTATTTACGATTATGACAACGAAAACGTTTTTACAGGCGGAAATGAATTCAGGTACTTCGACACAAAAAATCTGCGTGTTCAAACGGAACGAATTCAGAAAACAACATACGATTCGCTTAAAAATCATGTTTATTTAATTCCCGATGAGAAGCGAACATTTAAACGTTATTCTACTTCACAGGATATTAACGGAAGATATCTCATTAAGATACAAGACGCGTTCAATAGTGAACGTGAAGCTGACTACTCGTATGTTCATTTTTTTCTGTCCTATAATGATCCCTTTACCGATGGTAACCTGTATATTCTAGGCGCTCTTTCCGATTGGCAGTTTAAAAAAAATTTCAGACTGAAATATAACCCGGATCGGGTGGGATATGAAGCTGTACTTTACCTGAAACAAGGTTATTATAATTATGAATATGTTTTTTTCAGGGACGGACAAGCTACCGGAGATGAAACTGTAATTGAAGGAATGCATTTTGAAACAGAAAACGATTATACAATTTATGTATATCATCATGCAGTTGGTACCAACTATGATCAATTGATCGGCGTGAAACAGCTAAACTCACTCACTTCCGGGAGGAATTGA
- a CDS encoding Hsp20/alpha crystallin family protein, whose amino-acid sequence METTLTKTPARRLRSVSPFLSSPLDRFFRNDFLDFWNENGFSGTTPSLNIREEKNNYILNLAAPGLKKEDFDINVEGNLLTISCDKETETKENGTEDFSRREYNYSCFSRTVTLPDYAESNKIVAKYTDGILNLTIPKKPEAQRVTSQKIKVQ is encoded by the coding sequence ATGGAAACAACACTAACAAAAACACCGGCTCGCAGATTGCGCAGCGTATCTCCTTTCTTGAGCTCACCTTTAGACAGGTTCTTCAGAAATGATTTCCTGGATTTCTGGAATGAAAATGGATTTTCGGGAACCACTCCGTCTCTGAATATCAGGGAAGAGAAAAATAATTACATCCTGAACCTGGCAGCCCCGGGATTAAAGAAAGAAGATTTTGACATTAATGTAGAAGGAAATCTACTAACCATTTCCTGCGATAAGGAAACTGAAACAAAGGAAAATGGCACAGAAGATTTTTCACGCAGAGAATACAACTATTCCTGCTTTTCCCGTACAGTTACATTGCCTGATTATGCCGAAAGCAACAAAATAGTTGCGAAATATACCGACGGAATTCTCAATTTAACGATTCCTAAAAAACCTGAAGCGCAAAGAGTAACCAGTCAAAAAATAAAAGTTCAATAA
- a CDS encoding DUF2541 family protein, whose amino-acid sequence MKKIILLALLVTGSYTGMLAQKPAVIVSDKAGWHKIGETTVDYTTETDEIIVIGADRFSSIKLKVTDAPINLMSFDIYFESGDKQSVTIGNEIKDNEETRVIQLDGGERSIKKVVFLYKTVPNTMDKKAHVELWGMKTNPDKKTSW is encoded by the coding sequence ATGAAAAAAATAATATTATTGGCTCTGCTTGTAACAGGAAGTTACACAGGAATGTTAGCCCAAAAACCCGCTGTTATTGTTAGCGATAAAGCAGGATGGCATAAAATAGGTGAAACCACAGTCGATTATACGACCGAAACGGATGAAATTATAGTGATAGGAGCTGATCGTTTCAGCTCCATTAAACTTAAAGTAACCGATGCTCCAATCAATTTAATGTCATTTGATATTTATTTTGAAAGCGGGGATAAACAAAGCGTAACAATAGGAAACGAAATAAAAGATAATGAAGAAACACGTGTGATTCAATTAGATGGTGGTGAACGCAGTATAAAGAAAGTGGTTTTTCTGTATAAAACAGTCCCGAACACAATGGACAAAAAAGCCCATGTCGAACTTTGGGGCATGAAAACAAATCCGGATAAAAAAACTTCCTGGTAA
- a CDS encoding YbhB/YbcL family Raf kinase inhibitor-like protein, producing MAIVANKTLTVKSPAFANNHFIPSEYTCNGSNVNPALIISDIPEEAKSLAIVVDDPDAPGSFNHWIMWDIPVRNIIEENSRPGTEGKNSKDENKYAGPCPPSDGTHHYHFGVYALDTTLNLPGSTDKSALLKAMDGHILAFGELIGLFKK from the coding sequence ATGGCAATTGTAGCAAATAAAACCCTCACAGTCAAAAGTCCGGCTTTTGCAAACAATCATTTTATTCCATCTGAATACACGTGCAATGGATCTAATGTTAATCCTGCGCTTATCATCAGCGATATACCTGAAGAAGCAAAATCCCTGGCTATTGTTGTAGATGACCCAGATGCACCGGGCAGTTTTAATCATTGGATAATGTGGGATATTCCAGTAAGGAATATAATAGAAGAAAATAGCAGACCGGGTACGGAAGGTAAAAATAGCAAAGATGAAAACAAATATGCAGGTCCTTGCCCTCCTTCAGATGGCACTCATCATTATCATTTTGGTGTATATGCGCTCGATACGACATTGAATTTACCTGGAAGCACAGATAAAAGCGCGCTCCTCAAAGCAATGGATGGACATATTCTTGCCTTCGGTGAATTGATTGGACTATTCAAAAAATAA
- a CDS encoding DUF1428 domain-containing protein has translation MAKYVDGFVLPVPKKKLPAYRLMAAKAGKIWKKYGALEYFECVGDDLAPKWAGIKFPTTVRSKSGETVIFSFIIYKSRAHRDSVNAKVMKDPFMTDPKHKDKPMPFDMKRMVYGGFKVIVET, from the coding sequence ATGGCTAAATATGTAGATGGATTTGTCTTACCCGTTCCAAAGAAAAAACTCCCAGCCTACCGGCTTATGGCAGCGAAAGCAGGGAAAATTTGGAAGAAATACGGAGCATTGGAGTATTTTGAATGTGTTGGTGATGACCTTGCTCCGAAGTGGGCAGGAATTAAATTCCCGACAACAGTGAGAAGTAAGTCAGGCGAAACGGTTATTTTCTCATTTATTATTTATAAATCACGAGCGCATCGTGATAGCGTCAACGCAAAAGTCATGAAAGACCCATTCATGACTGATCCAAAACATAAAGACAAGCCTATGCCCTTCGACATGAAACGTATGGTATATGGCGGGTTTAAGGTTATTGTTGAAACCTGA
- a CDS encoding superoxide dismutase, giving the protein MAFTLPPLPYPKDALEPYIDAKTMDIHHEKHHGTYVTKLNEAIVNTEADQMNIENILKNISNYSPAVRNNAGGHYNHSMFWMLLSPGEGGNPSGRLSDAINSAFTSFDEFKKKFTEAATGRFGSGWAWLIKNSSGKLEICSTPNQDNPLMDNGEYPKGFPVLGLDVWEHAYYLKYQNRRPDYITAWWNIINWKEAEKRFT; this is encoded by the coding sequence ATGGCATTTACATTACCTCCTCTCCCCTATCCAAAAGATGCATTGGAACCGTATATTGATGCGAAGACAATGGATATTCATCATGAAAAACATCATGGGACTTATGTTACTAAGCTCAACGAAGCCATTGTCAATACGGAAGCTGACCAAATGAATATAGAAAATATTTTGAAAAATATCTCTAACTATTCACCCGCGGTTCGAAATAATGCGGGTGGACATTATAATCACAGCATGTTCTGGATGCTCTTAAGTCCGGGCGAGGGTGGAAATCCTTCAGGACGGCTATCAGATGCCATAAATTCAGCATTCACTTCTTTTGATGAGTTCAAGAAGAAATTTACAGAAGCAGCAACCGGAAGATTCGGTTCCGGATGGGCGTGGCTGATAAAAAATTCATCCGGCAAACTTGAAATCTGCTCCACCCCCAATCAAGATAATCCTTTAATGGATAATGGCGAATATCCAAAAGGATTCCCTGTGCTCGGATTGGATGTATGGGAACATGCTTATTATCTAAAATATCAAAATCGCAGACCTGATTATATCACCGCATGGTGGAATATAATAAACTGGAAAGAAGCTGAAAAGCGTTTCACTTAA